In Paenibacillus sp. G2S3, a single window of DNA contains:
- the rhaD gene encoding rhamnulose-1-phosphate aldolase, whose protein sequence is MSTSVLESKGYIASSEAPFIQEMAEITRHMWELGWDELNGGNVSYLLDENEVAKYINVLEPLRTIKLTFPVKELAGKYFIVTGSGKYFRNVIKDPEANLGVLRVSANGESVEVLWGLRNGAVPTSELASHFMSHIERLKVDPTHRIVLHTHATNVIAMTFTHDLDELKFTKTLWEMCTECLVVFPDGVSVIPWIVPGSSEIGRETAKKMKDHRLVIWPQHGIFGTGSTMDATFGLVETVEKAATIYNLIGGREMKQKITDQQLWDLAIAFGVTPKAGILEV, encoded by the coding sequence ATGAGTACATCCGTATTAGAATCCAAAGGGTATATTGCCAGCAGTGAAGCTCCATTTATTCAGGAAATGGCGGAGATTACCCGTCATATGTGGGAGCTTGGCTGGGATGAGCTGAATGGCGGTAATGTCAGCTATCTGTTGGATGAGAATGAGGTTGCTAAATATATTAACGTTCTAGAGCCACTACGCACTATTAAACTTACCTTTCCTGTAAAAGAATTAGCCGGCAAATACTTCATCGTGACAGGCTCTGGCAAGTATTTCAGAAATGTGATCAAAGACCCAGAAGCTAATCTCGGCGTGCTTCGTGTTAGTGCCAATGGTGAAAGCGTAGAAGTGCTATGGGGATTGCGGAACGGTGCTGTGCCTACTAGTGAATTGGCTTCCCATTTCATGAGCCATATTGAACGACTGAAGGTGGACCCAACGCACCGTATCGTGCTGCATACACATGCTACGAATGTTATCGCGATGACCTTCACACATGATTTAGATGAATTGAAGTTTACGAAGACGCTTTGGGAAATGTGCACGGAGTGCCTTGTTGTTTTCCCGGATGGCGTTAGTGTCATTCCATGGATTGTTCCTGGCAGCAGTGAAATCGGCCGTGAAACGGCTAAGAAAATGAAGGATCACCGCTTAGTAATCTGGCCGCAGCACGGGATTTTTGGCACTGGCTCCACTATGGATGCCACCTTTGGTCTAGTAGAGACTGTTGAAAAGGCTGCTACGATCTACAATCTGATTGGTGGAAGAGAAATGAAGCAAAAGATCACGGATCAGCAGCTGTGGGATTTAGCTATAGCATTCGGAGTAACGCCTAAAGCTGGTATTCTTGAGGTTTAA
- the rhaB gene encoding rhamnulokinase, with product MNNHIAVDIGASSGRLVRGILREGVLILEELHRFSNRFIAQEDSCFWDIDYLFDQIIIGLQKAKAQGIKACTLGIDTWAVDYVLVDAEGHRIQEVYAYRDRRTDLAMDEVAKHISPQTIYEKTGIQQLSFNTLYQLYVHSEEEIAKADQILLVPDYLYYRLTGRKINEVTNASSTQLLNLESRDFDHDLLDFLDIKREQFATLTEPGVIIGPLDEALIQEYDLPDCQLICVATHDTASAVLGAPLQKNSAYISSGTWSLLGVERTQPLNSMKAMEANYTNEWGAYGTYRFLKNIMGLWLIQEVRRLMNERYSFAELAELADGEEGFRSLISCNDPRFLNPVNMIEEIRRACAESGQPVPETPGKLARCIFDSLALSYLTYLEELEELIEFRIEVLQIVGGGANNSLLCQLTADVIGREVTAGPTESTALGNIVVQMISTGSIININEAREIIGQSFEIKSYTPRPTAHFEDILSRWKDLQSSKVKQHI from the coding sequence ATGAATAATCATATCGCCGTTGATATTGGAGCCTCTAGTGGGCGGTTAGTACGCGGAATATTGCGAGAGGGCGTCCTCATTTTAGAGGAGCTTCATCGGTTTAGCAATCGTTTTATAGCACAAGAGGATTCTTGTTTTTGGGACATAGATTATTTATTCGATCAGATCATTATAGGGCTTCAGAAAGCCAAGGCTCAAGGGATTAAAGCTTGTACGCTGGGTATAGATACATGGGCTGTAGATTATGTACTCGTGGATGCGGAAGGGCATCGTATCCAGGAAGTTTACGCTTATCGTGATCGTAGAACCGATCTGGCTATGGATGAGGTAGCTAAGCACATTTCACCTCAAACCATATATGAAAAGACTGGTATTCAACAGTTATCTTTTAATACGTTGTATCAGCTTTATGTTCACAGTGAAGAAGAAATAGCCAAAGCGGATCAAATCTTACTCGTGCCTGATTATCTGTATTACAGATTAACGGGTCGCAAAATCAATGAGGTTACTAACGCATCTTCTACTCAGCTATTGAATCTAGAGAGTCGAGATTTCGACCATGACCTGTTGGATTTTCTGGATATTAAAAGAGAGCAGTTCGCTACATTGACTGAACCGGGAGTAATTATTGGCCCCCTCGATGAAGCACTAATTCAGGAATATGATCTTCCGGATTGCCAACTGATCTGTGTAGCCACACATGATACAGCTTCTGCAGTGCTGGGTGCTCCTCTCCAAAAGAACTCAGCGTATATTAGCAGCGGAACATGGTCTTTACTCGGTGTGGAACGAACTCAGCCTCTTAATTCTATGAAAGCCATGGAGGCCAACTATACCAATGAGTGGGGCGCATACGGAACCTACAGATTCCTCAAAAATATTATGGGCCTATGGCTCATCCAAGAGGTTCGCAGGTTGATGAACGAACGATATAGCTTTGCGGAGCTAGCCGAGCTTGCAGATGGAGAGGAAGGTTTCCGAAGCCTGATCTCTTGTAATGACCCGAGATTTCTCAATCCTGTAAATATGATAGAAGAAATTCGTCGTGCCTGCGCAGAGAGCGGGCAGCCTGTTCCCGAGACACCGGGCAAGTTGGCCCGCTGCATTTTTGATAGCTTAGCGTTATCTTACCTAACTTACTTGGAAGAACTAGAAGAGCTGATAGAATTCCGAATCGAGGTTCTGCAGATTGTGGGGGGAGGCGCTAACAACAGCCTGTTATGCCAACTGACTGCTGATGTTATAGGCAGAGAAGTTACGGCTGGCCCAACGGAATCCACAGCACTTGGTAATATAGTGGTGCAGATGATTAGCACGGGAAGCATTATTAATATTAATGAAGCAAGAGAAATTATCGGTCAGTCTTTTGAGATTAAGTCGTATACACCACGCCCGACAGCTCATTTTGAAGACATTCTAAGTCGGTGGAAAGATCTTCAGTCGTCCAAAGTAAAGCAACATATCTAA
- a CDS encoding iron-containing alcohol dehydrogenase: protein MSTHVFYVPSINIMGKGCLQEIGPYIQVLNLKKALVVTDKFLMKSGIAGKLLTVLDEAGIEHAIYDEVKPNPTCKNVHDGVDYLKSQNCDYLISIGGGSPQDTAKAMGIIATNGGHIKEYEGVHKSRHKSLPIVAVNTTAGTSAEVTINYVITDEERKVKMVMVDKNSIATISVNDPELMVDKPSALTAATGMDALTHAIEALVTPGAYPVTDATALAAVELIFANLARTVKNGHDIEAREQMVYAIFLGGLAFNNAGLGYVHAMAHQLGGVYDLPHGVCNAMLLPYVEEENAKYVPEKFRAIAKAIGLNVEDQTDKQCADFVIESIKALSKEVGIPSKLSELGVDKVDLDLLAENSMKDACAPGNPFIPTKEEVITLFKKIL, encoded by the coding sequence ATGAGTACACATGTGTTTTACGTTCCTTCGATCAATATTATGGGCAAGGGATGCTTGCAGGAAATTGGTCCTTATATTCAAGTACTGAATTTAAAGAAGGCTCTAGTAGTCACAGACAAGTTCCTTATGAAGAGCGGCATAGCCGGTAAATTGCTGACAGTCTTGGATGAAGCGGGTATTGAACATGCCATTTATGATGAAGTGAAGCCCAATCCAACCTGTAAAAATGTTCATGATGGCGTGGATTATCTCAAATCACAGAATTGTGACTATCTGATCTCCATCGGCGGTGGTTCGCCACAGGATACAGCTAAAGCCATGGGTATCATTGCTACGAATGGCGGACATATCAAAGAATATGAGGGCGTACACAAGTCGAGGCATAAATCGCTGCCGATCGTTGCTGTGAATACCACCGCAGGCACTTCAGCTGAAGTCACCATTAACTATGTAATCACAGACGAAGAACGTAAAGTGAAGATGGTGATGGTGGATAAGAACAGCATTGCTACCATCTCGGTTAACGATCCAGAGCTTATGGTAGATAAACCATCTGCGCTTACGGCAGCAACAGGAATGGATGCTTTGACCCATGCGATTGAGGCACTGGTGACGCCTGGAGCTTATCCGGTAACTGATGCTACCGCGCTTGCAGCTGTGGAGCTTATTTTCGCAAACTTGGCTCGTACCGTGAAGAATGGCCATGACATTGAGGCGCGTGAGCAAATGGTGTATGCGATTTTCCTAGGCGGATTGGCTTTCAATAATGCAGGGCTTGGATATGTACATGCGATGGCGCATCAGCTTGGCGGTGTATATGATCTGCCACATGGCGTTTGTAACGCTATGCTGCTTCCTTATGTGGAAGAAGAGAATGCCAAATACGTACCCGAGAAATTCAGAGCTATAGCTAAAGCAATTGGGTTAAACGTGGAGGATCAAACCGATAAGCAGTGTGCAGACTTCGTAATCGAGTCTATCAAGGCGTTGTCTAAAGAAGTAGGCATTCCATCTAAACTATCCGAGCTTGGAGTAGATAAGGTCGATCTTGATCTTTTAGCGGAGAACTCCATGAAGGATGCTTGTGCGCCGGGTAACCCTTTTATTCCAACGAAGGAAGAAGTCATTACTCTTTTCAAAAAAATACTATAA
- a CDS encoding SWIM zinc finger family protein produces MIDITEVFIDTLAPNSAAIKNGQGLVKKKRFVQLNHSEDGVVLFGECGGSGSSNYYPSADFVVSDKPVMRCTCPSRQIPCKHVLGLLYAYVGKETFVSATIPEDLSVKREKISKREERKSELAAEGANAKPKKVNKSALKKKIGAQLEGLAVLEKLTQSLIRAGLGTIDAKGVKDIQVHVKMMGNYYLTGAQIELRRLALLLSSSDNREKTYSLAVEQLTRIHAFIKKGRAHLTMKLEDPDMSLNHESTIEEWLGHAWQLTELKECGLMSSDVELIQLSFLSYDDEARQEYVDLGYWIEKSTGDIHRTLQYRPYKAAKYIHEEDSFTDVALIPSLYRYPGDWNRRVRFENMSTRPLTNQDVEWIVSKAVHSYSDSFKQIKNQLKNPLADKNPVMLLHVNKISKSQQDQFVITDDSGQHLVLDQIVALEQDTLPLLQYFALEELSDTTMLLMFEHQLDTGRLKAQPLTLIKGMDLIRLLY; encoded by the coding sequence TTGATAGATATCACAGAAGTCTTCATAGATACTCTAGCACCGAACAGTGCAGCAATTAAGAACGGGCAAGGACTAGTTAAGAAGAAACGATTCGTCCAATTGAATCATTCGGAAGACGGCGTGGTTCTGTTTGGTGAATGCGGTGGTAGCGGTAGCAGCAACTATTATCCTTCTGCTGATTTTGTTGTTTCTGACAAACCGGTGATGCGTTGTACTTGTCCGAGTAGGCAGATTCCTTGCAAGCATGTCCTCGGATTGCTATATGCCTATGTAGGCAAGGAGACTTTCGTATCTGCAACGATTCCTGAAGATCTTTCTGTTAAACGAGAGAAGATAAGTAAGCGTGAAGAACGAAAGTCTGAGCTTGCTGCGGAAGGGGCTAATGCTAAGCCTAAGAAAGTGAACAAGTCCGCACTTAAGAAAAAGATTGGAGCTCAACTGGAGGGCTTGGCTGTACTGGAGAAATTGACCCAATCGCTTATACGTGCAGGACTTGGAACAATAGACGCCAAAGGTGTAAAGGATATTCAGGTGCACGTGAAGATGATGGGCAATTATTATTTAACTGGTGCACAAATTGAATTAAGACGATTAGCTTTATTGCTCTCTTCTTCAGACAATCGTGAGAAAACTTATTCATTAGCAGTAGAGCAGCTAACCCGAATTCATGCGTTCATTAAGAAAGGGCGCGCTCATCTAACAATGAAGCTGGAAGATCCGGATATGTCTTTGAATCATGAATCTACGATTGAAGAATGGCTTGGTCATGCTTGGCAGCTAACGGAGCTTAAGGAATGCGGTCTGATGAGCTCAGATGTAGAGCTGATCCAGCTTTCATTCCTCAGCTATGATGATGAAGCTAGACAAGAATATGTAGACCTCGGCTACTGGATAGAAAAATCTACAGGTGATATACATCGTACGCTCCAATATCGCCCTTATAAAGCAGCTAAGTATATTCATGAAGAAGATAGCTTCACGGATGTCGCACTCATTCCTTCCTTATATCGTTATCCAGGTGATTGGAACCGGAGGGTTCGTTTCGAGAATATGTCAACACGACCTCTGACTAATCAGGATGTAGAGTGGATTGTCTCTAAGGCAGTTCATTCTTATTCCGACAGCTTCAAGCAGATCAAAAATCAGTTAAAGAATCCGCTAGCAGACAAGAATCCTGTGATGTTGCTGCATGTTAATAAGATTAGCAAGTCTCAGCAAGATCAGTTCGTCATTACAGACGATTCGGGCCAGCATTTGGTGTTAGACCAAATAGTAGCACTCGAGCAGGATACACTCCCGCTGTTACAATACTTTGCACTCGAAGAATTATCAGATACGACGATGCTGCTTATGTTTGAACATCAACTAGATACTGGACGATTGAAAGCACAACCGTTAACCCTTATCAAAGGGATGGATTTGATCCGTCTCTTATATTAA
- the rhaA gene encoding L-rhamnose isomerase — MDQSIIASYNEAKKLYAAHGIDVENVLKRLAQIKISIHCWQGDDVQGFLFKDKELSGGIAVTGSYPGRAGTPDQLRQDLEKALSLIPGKHKVNLHAIYADTDEKVDLDELEPRHFQSWVDWAKEQGLGLDFNPTCFSHPKAADGFTLSHSNEEIRNFWIKHCKASRTIAEHFGKELDQPCVTNFWVPDGYKDTPVDRLAPRVWLKESLDEIFSVEIDPLYNIDALESKLFGIGSESYVVGSHEFYMGYGLTRGKAICLDAGHFHPTEMISNKLSSILMFSEQLLLHVSRPVRWDSDHVVTMDDELLEIARELVRGDLLSRTNIGLDFFDGSINHIAAWVIGTRNTIKALLRAMLEPVEELKRIELSGDYTSRLALVEEFKSYPFGAVWDYYCASQDTPVREQWLAEVKRYEQEVLSVR; from the coding sequence ATGGATCAGAGTATTATCGCTAGCTATAACGAAGCCAAAAAACTATATGCAGCCCATGGTATTGATGTGGAGAACGTGCTGAAGCGGCTCGCGCAAATTAAGATTTCTATCCATTGCTGGCAGGGCGATGATGTACAAGGGTTTCTTTTTAAGGATAAAGAACTAAGCGGGGGAATAGCGGTAACGGGTAGTTATCCCGGCCGAGCTGGCACACCAGATCAACTGCGTCAAGATTTAGAAAAGGCATTATCTCTTATTCCAGGTAAGCACAAAGTAAATTTACATGCGATCTATGCAGATACAGATGAAAAAGTTGATTTAGATGAATTGGAGCCACGCCATTTCCAATCTTGGGTGGACTGGGCGAAGGAGCAGGGGCTGGGTCTTGATTTTAATCCTACTTGCTTCTCGCATCCGAAAGCAGCAGACGGTTTTACACTTAGTCACTCGAATGAGGAGATTCGTAACTTTTGGATTAAGCACTGTAAGGCTTCTCGCACGATTGCCGAGCATTTTGGTAAGGAGCTGGATCAGCCTTGCGTAACTAACTTTTGGGTGCCAGACGGATACAAAGATACACCAGTCGATCGTTTAGCTCCAAGAGTGTGGTTAAAGGAGTCGCTGGATGAGATTTTTAGTGTGGAAATAGATCCTCTTTATAATATTGATGCTTTAGAAAGTAAATTGTTCGGAATCGGCTCTGAGAGTTATGTGGTTGGTTCACATGAGTTCTATATGGGCTATGGTTTAACTCGCGGCAAAGCCATCTGTTTGGATGCCGGACATTTCCATCCTACTGAGATGATCTCGAATAAGTTATCTTCGATTCTTATGTTTAGTGAGCAGCTGCTGCTGCATGTAAGTAGACCCGTCCGTTGGGACAGTGACCACGTTGTGACTATGGATGACGAGTTGCTAGAAATCGCCCGTGAGTTGGTGCGAGGAGATTTACTCTCCCGTACGAATATCGGACTCGATTTCTTTGATGGCAGTATTAATCATATCGCTGCTTGGGTGATTGGTACTCGCAATACCATTAAGGCGTTACTACGCGCAATGCTGGAGCCGGTGGAAGAACTGAAACGAATCGAGCTGTCTGGAGATTACACTTCACGACTAGCGTTGGTGGAAGAATTCAAATCGTATCCGTTTGGAGCCGTGTGGGATTACTATTGTGCATCACAAGATACACCCGTTCGGGAGCAATGGCTGGCTGAAGTGAAGCGTTATGAACAGGAGGTTCTGTCTGTGAGATAG
- a CDS encoding NADH:flavin oxidoreductase → MNTELLFSPFQVGNLSLSNRIVMAPMTRVYSPDGVPGSNVAAYYRRRAEGGVGLIVTEGTAINHPSAVSHANIPNIHEEAALEGWKQVVEEVHAAGGKIIPQLWHVGMARTIGEGPNVEALPIGPSGLNLAGEPVTEPLTTAEVESLVSAFAQAAANAKKVGFDGIEIHGAHGYLIDQFFWEGTNKRTDRYGGDLVGRTTFAVEVIEACRKAVGPDFPIVLRFSQWKLGAYDEKLAKNADELERFLTPLSDAGVDIFHCSTRRFSQPEFEGSELNLAGWTKEITGKPCITVGSIGLHSDFFAEDSAQKTEDNINELLERMDREEFDLVAVGRALISDPAWPAKVQSGAIDKIIPFTAESTKTLY, encoded by the coding sequence ATGAATACAGAGCTATTATTTTCACCTTTTCAAGTGGGGAATCTTTCACTGTCAAACCGAATCGTCATGGCGCCGATGACTCGGGTGTACTCACCAGATGGTGTACCAGGAAGTAATGTTGCCGCATATTACCGTAGACGGGCAGAAGGTGGAGTAGGATTGATCGTTACCGAGGGTACAGCTATTAATCATCCTTCGGCAGTCAGCCACGCCAATATTCCCAATATACATGAAGAAGCAGCTTTAGAGGGCTGGAAGCAGGTAGTAGAAGAAGTTCACGCAGCTGGAGGTAAGATCATACCTCAATTATGGCATGTGGGAATGGCGCGAACTATAGGGGAAGGTCCTAATGTTGAAGCCCTTCCTATTGGTCCTTCTGGTCTGAATTTAGCAGGAGAACCTGTGACAGAGCCACTGACTACAGCTGAAGTTGAAAGCTTAGTCTCTGCATTTGCTCAAGCGGCAGCGAACGCGAAAAAAGTGGGTTTTGATGGTATCGAGATTCATGGTGCACATGGTTATCTGATTGACCAGTTTTTCTGGGAAGGAACGAACAAACGTACCGATCGTTACGGTGGCGATTTGGTTGGTAGAACTACATTTGCAGTAGAGGTTATTGAAGCGTGCCGTAAAGCGGTTGGGCCAGATTTTCCGATCGTGCTACGTTTCTCTCAATGGAAATTGGGTGCCTATGATGAGAAGCTGGCAAAAAATGCAGATGAGCTCGAAAGATTCCTTACTCCACTTAGCGATGCTGGCGTTGATATTTTCCACTGCTCCACTCGTCGCTTTAGCCAACCTGAATTTGAGGGATCTGAGCTTAATCTCGCAGGGTGGACCAAGGAAATCACGGGGAAACCATGTATTACGGTGGGTTCCATCGGTCTTCACAGTGACTTTTTTGCAGAAGACTCAGCTCAGAAGACAGAAGATAACATTAATGAATTATTAGAAAGAATGGACCGTGAGGAATTTGATTTGGTTGCTGTTGGCAGAGCATTAATTAGCGATCCAGCTTGGCCTGCCAAAGTTCAAAGTGGAGCTATAGACAAGATCATTCCATTCACGGCTGAATCGACAAAGACTCTATACTAA
- a CDS encoding HEAT repeat domain-containing protein: MSTALLQELHQEVNRLYIAGSELAAEDFRLKRLLPQFQQLGERAPIFKRLGEGIVAVIEPDHSEGSSSAQSLQELSMLLSSVLYTQGVTSPDGELREVKVHPVRLPTQFSYRKLSAVQTALKTRGGGRYEIIKEAFEAGLFQDLRMIHPALAALQDPYVEIAELVMKQILPAYGSQIIPILIDQFDPAGGIVETRKLYVIAVLGGESVQDLIYQAADSGSEDVRAMAISLLAGQGQYEVELLAWSTDKKKKIREAAYNALAKSDSANAVNRLHQAFTGKDSELVVPAMRQCQAHELTQRLVEELSDMLQTVSEIMGDTKKIDGLWIKVVQYLRVLSYKRSPELEKLYLNVLEQYPLYMNQLKWNSLIEEANSYFRQIDSPEAKRVLQQTLEQDLVYYRNNRRYVNDVFKDAYLYLSPERVYEQYIEILKHYAPSSTSHASSMAQQLLRTISEVVVQRYHGTYDAVWNSPVDQIQYMFKVEMLPPEVLAIQWDSRWLDAFIELDQYELVSAFARPGHAAAMQYLLRKLTDNPEFRHRFANILLMGLARTGISKQRLQEALLVTLEDDRNKECRLIEPYTFEQLSQLPTSSASRIITVLPRFSEVAEDQLEYVIRLMQGSSNPIEEV, from the coding sequence ATGAGTACAGCATTACTACAAGAGCTTCATCAAGAAGTAAACCGGCTGTATATAGCTGGAAGTGAGCTCGCTGCTGAGGATTTCCGCTTAAAGCGGCTATTGCCACAGTTTCAACAGTTAGGTGAACGTGCTCCAATATTCAAAAGATTAGGTGAAGGAATCGTTGCGGTCATTGAACCGGATCATTCCGAGGGATCTTCATCTGCTCAGAGCCTACAGGAGCTGAGTATGCTGCTTAGCTCGGTGCTATATACACAGGGAGTAACTTCGCCTGATGGCGAACTGCGTGAGGTGAAAGTACATCCGGTGAGATTGCCTACTCAGTTCTCATATCGTAAGCTGTCAGCGGTACAGACGGCATTAAAGACTCGTGGGGGAGGACGTTATGAGATTATCAAGGAAGCTTTTGAGGCAGGATTGTTCCAAGATCTTCGAATGATTCATCCCGCTTTAGCAGCCCTCCAAGATCCATATGTTGAGATCGCCGAGCTTGTGATGAAGCAGATACTGCCAGCTTATGGCTCTCAGATTATTCCGATCCTCATCGATCAATTTGATCCTGCTGGAGGAATAGTGGAAACGAGAAAGTTGTACGTGATCGCGGTATTAGGTGGTGAAAGCGTTCAGGATCTGATCTATCAAGCTGCAGATTCAGGATCGGAAGATGTTCGGGCTATGGCTATTTCTCTGCTCGCAGGTCAGGGACAATATGAAGTTGAATTACTGGCTTGGAGTACAGATAAGAAGAAAAAGATTCGCGAAGCTGCCTATAATGCGCTGGCTAAGAGCGACTCAGCAAATGCGGTGAATCGGCTGCATCAGGCATTTACTGGTAAAGACAGTGAGCTTGTAGTACCTGCAATGAGACAGTGTCAAGCCCATGAGCTCACACAACGACTTGTTGAAGAGCTCTCAGATATGCTTCAAACTGTCTCGGAGATTATGGGCGATACGAAGAAAATAGACGGATTATGGATTAAGGTAGTCCAGTATCTTCGGGTTTTATCTTACAAACGCAGTCCTGAACTAGAAAAACTATATTTAAATGTTCTCGAGCAGTATCCATTATATATGAATCAGCTAAAGTGGAATTCATTGATCGAGGAAGCAAACTCTTATTTTAGACAGATAGATTCTCCGGAAGCCAAGCGCGTATTACAACAAACACTTGAGCAGGATCTTGTCTACTATAGAAACAATAGAAGATATGTGAATGATGTTTTTAAAGACGCGTATCTCTACTTATCACCAGAGCGTGTGTATGAACAATATATTGAAATTCTAAAACATTATGCGCCATCTTCAACTAGCCATGCTTCTTCAATGGCGCAGCAACTGCTACGCACCATATCTGAAGTTGTAGTTCAACGATATCATGGAACTTATGATGCAGTTTGGAATTCACCTGTAGACCAGATTCAATATATGTTTAAGGTAGAAATGCTGCCGCCTGAGGTACTGGCAATTCAATGGGATTCACGCTGGCTTGATGCTTTTATAGAGCTGGATCAATACGAACTGGTAAGTGCCTTTGCAAGGCCGGGACATGCCGCAGCAATGCAGTATTTGCTTCGTAAATTGACCGATAATCCTGAATTTCGCCATAGGTTTGCCAATATTCTCTTGATGGGCTTAGCACGTACAGGGATAAGTAAACAACGCCTGCAAGAAGCTCTCCTAGTGACTTTGGAAGATGACAGAAATAAAGAATGTCGTTTAATTGAACCGTATACGTTTGAGCAACTTAGTCAGCTTCCAACAAGTTCTGCGAGTCGAATAATAACTGTTCTCCCTCGATTCAGTGAGGTTGCAGAAGATCAACTTGAGTATGTTATTCGCCTCATGCAAGGATCATCAAACCCAATAGAAGAGGTGTAA